In the Caballeronia sp. LZ062 genome, one interval contains:
- a CDS encoding cytochrome c1 yields the protein MKKWLSTLAMIGAAMFAFSGAPAHAQEEAVLDRAPDNADNFASLQHGAQIFVNYCLNCHSASLMRYNRLTDLGLTQKQIQDNLLFSTDKIGNTMSVAMRPDDAKAWFGASPPDLSVEARARGKDWLYTYLRSFYRDPTRPTGWNNRVFENVGMPHVLWTLQGIRDARFETDTDEKTGEKVKRFVGYTQVTPGTMSNVDYDSTVADLVSYLSWMSEPAQQTRKRLGVWVLLFLALLSFLAWRLNAAYWRDIK from the coding sequence ATGAAAAAATGGCTCTCGACTCTCGCGATGATCGGCGCGGCGATGTTTGCGTTCAGCGGCGCGCCGGCGCACGCGCAAGAAGAAGCGGTGCTGGACCGCGCGCCCGATAACGCGGACAATTTTGCGTCTTTGCAGCATGGCGCCCAAATCTTTGTAAACTACTGCCTGAATTGCCATAGTGCGAGCCTGATGCGCTACAACCGTCTGACCGATCTCGGGCTGACGCAAAAGCAGATTCAGGACAATCTGCTGTTCTCAACGGACAAGATTGGCAACACGATGAGCGTCGCGATGCGTCCCGACGACGCGAAAGCGTGGTTCGGCGCGTCGCCGCCGGATTTGTCGGTGGAGGCGCGGGCGCGCGGCAAGGACTGGCTCTATACGTACTTGCGCAGCTTCTACCGCGATCCGACGCGGCCGACCGGCTGGAACAATCGCGTGTTCGAGAACGTAGGAATGCCGCACGTGCTGTGGACGCTGCAGGGCATCCGCGACGCACGATTCGAGACCGATACGGATGAGAAAACCGGGGAAAAGGTAAAAAGATTCGTGGGTTACACTCAGGTGACGCCTGGCACCATGTCGAACGTGGATTATGATTCAACTGTGGCCGACCTGGTTTCGTACCTTTCGTGGATGTCTGAACCCGCCCAGCAGACCCGCAAGCGCCTCGGCGTCTGGGTCTTGCTGTTCCTGGCGCTCCTGAGCTTCCTCGCATGGCGTCTGAACGCGGCATACTGGCGAGATATCAAATAG